Part of the Lolium rigidum isolate FL_2022 chromosome 6, APGP_CSIRO_Lrig_0.1, whole genome shotgun sequence genome, GGGGAGATTCTGAGGGTCAATGCTAGTTCTTGCTTTCAACGTGTTTGGAGTGGCTGCATATGAGGAGAGAAACATTCGGAATAAGCAGCCCACCTAAACAATTGAACCTGGACAACGCTAATGCTCATACTGGAGTAATAACAAAAGAGAAACACAAGACACGCCTGCTAAAAAAAAAGCGCCACCACGTCGACCACCATGGCTGAAATAGCATGTATGACCACCATTAGTTCATTGCAGCCGGTATCCATAAGCAGTGGCGGATCCAGAATTTTGAGTCAGGGAAtatttttcgaaaatattttttAGGCTTGTTTAAAAGATATCATCGAAAGATATAAACAGATTGTTAATCCAACATATATTCTACTAAATATGACTCTTTCAAATTCAACACTAGAAATAAAATTCATATATTAAACAATGAGAGGGTAGTACTAGGTATTAACATGGGGTAGGTTGCATGCAAAGATTTTCCTTTTGTACTAATCTCAAAGCTCACACAATAGTTTGGATGGTGGATTTGTGGACGGGATGGTGCACGCAACAAACGCTACTCTCTATGTCGCCTGTGTCAAATTTAGGAAGACGAGTATTAAGGTTCTACTCAGATAATCACCTAGCCCTTTCATGTATATATTTATATAGGAGGAGGTGATATGCGGCACCATATCGTACAAGAACCCAGATACTAGTCACACTTAAAGCTAGGTGTAACACCCTCCCCTAATCATAACTTGGATAAGTTCAGATTATGTTTGAGTCCTCAAAAGTTTAGTATGAAAGTGGCATCTTCAATTGTTTCTTTGGACGACTGAACTGAATCTTCAATTATTTATTCAACACTCGTTCTTTGACAAAGTAAATCTTAATGTGTTGGCTCTTGCATAAAAGATATGATTTACTAAAGCATGTAGCTCCCAAGTTATCACACCATAGGTCGAAGTTTGTCATGAGAGGTACGCTGGGTGCTCATCTTCGTCATCGCACGCTGTAAGAGCTTTGGAGATGTCATCCATGGTCGGTCTGCTGCTGCTCTCCTCCATGCACGACAAGGAGATCTTCACCATTTCCATGGCCTGCCGAGGGTTGAACTGCCCACTCAGCCTACTATCCACTACCGACCCAACGTCTCCAGTGGCTACCACCTGCTTCAGCGCCTGTGCGATCTGCCACATCTCCAGCCGCTCTTCGCCGTCCGCCGTCGTCTGGTCGGAGATCCGTGTCCCAATGACGATCTCTAGAAGTACGATGCCGTAGCTGTAGACGTCGACCTTGGCGTCCACGGGCTGGCCGAGCGCCCACTCCGGCGCCATGTATCCCTCCGTGCCCCTCATGTGTGATAACTGCACGCCGTCTCCCGCGGCGTCCCTCCCGGACAGCTTGGCCAGCCCGAAGTCGGCGATCTTGGCGTCGAGCTCCCGCGTGAGGAGGATGTTCTCCGGCTTGACGTCGCAGTGGATGACCCACTCGAGGCATTCGTGGTGAAGGTAggccaggcccctggccgcgcccagCGCGATCCTGAACCGGTCGGTCCACGCCAGCGACCTGCCGATGTCGTTGCCGAAGAGGTGCCGGTCCAGCGACTCGTTCTCGACGTACTCGTACACCAGCATCCTGTGCTTGCCCTCGGAGCAGAACCCCCAGATCCTCACCAGGTTGATGTGGTTGATCCTCCCGAACACCGTCACTTCCGCCCAGAACTCCTCCTCGCCCTGCACCTGCACGTCCGTcagcttcttcaccgccaccacgGTGCCTTTGTCCAGCACACCGCGGTACACCACGCCGGACCCGCCACGGCCAAGCTCCTCCTTGAAATTCCCTGTCGCGTTCTTGAGCTCCCGGTACGAGAACCTTCTGAACTGGGTCGCCATCACCAGCCTGTACCCTGCCTCCATCGAGCTGGGTATGCTCTGATGGCTGGACAGGAACCACCACCCTGCGGCGACGAAGAGAAGCTCGAGAAATCCCAGCACCGCGGCGAAGGAAAGAAAGTAGGTCCACTTTGGGCCGCTGCCGGGTCTCCCGTACATGTCCGCGTACCCCGGGACGATGGTACGACGACTAGAACCATTACGCTCGCAGGCCAGGCCCGAGCCGCCGGCGACGGATACCAACGGCAGCGCCGACGCCGAGGCGTTGACTTTGCTCGGCAGCTTGAGGTAGATGCTCCCGTAGAACGACGACGTCCTGTATCCATTAAACAGGTCGCCTTTCGGGTAGCAGTTGCCCAAGCCATTCGTCCTATAGGAGAAGGCGGTGCAGGCGCACAGCTTGAGGCACAGGTTCATGCAGTCCTCGAACGTGATGGACTGGTTGAACCAGAGGTCGTATCCGTAGAAGTCGGCGTGTGGCACCTCGAGGAACGTGAACTGCTCCGGCACCCCTTGGCTGCAGTTGTTGCCGTTGGCGGCGGGGACACCGAACGTCGGCTTGCAGCCCTTTCTCCAGTCCCGGCGGTCGGCCATCTCGTACCCCGGCATGCACGAGCATCGGAGGTACGGCTGGTACTCGCAGACGGCGTTCTTCCCGCACAGCCCGTGCACGGAGCACGGCTGGTTCAGCGCCACCCACGTGACCGCCCAGTCACCGGTCGCCTTCAGGAGGCTATAGAGCCGCAAGTTTCCGTCCTGCTCGATCGTTAGCCGTCTCTTGATGCCGGGGGCGCCCAGGTCGGAGGCCTGGAAGTGCAGCCCGTCGCTGGAGAAGAAGGCGCCGGTGTCGTCGAGGACGCCGATTCGTGAGCTGTTGTAGTTTGTCCGGCCGCTCGTGTACACGTCTATTCCCGGGCTCGGCCAGTAGGCGCTCGCGGTATCCGGGCCGTCGTACAGGAGCCGCAGCACGTTGTCGCTGTCATAGCGGAGGGTGAAGTAGGCGGCCGTCAGAATCGTATCCTTGGACAGCACCTGCGACGGGAGCAGGGTGTCCGTCGGCCAATCGAAGCTCTGCCACAGGGCGCGGCCGGTCGAAGGGTCCGTGATGGCGAGGTTGCCGGTGTCGTTGAGGGAGACGGTGAGGTGCTGCTTGTTGCCTCCCGTCTTGGTGTCCCAGACAATGGTCCCGTTGGCGTCGGCGAGGACCAGCTTGCCGTCGCCGCTGAACGAGATCCTGGAGAGCCGTCCGTTCACAGGGGCGCCGGGGTTGGCCGTCCAGACGGCGGTTCTGTTTTTGCTGGCGGTGAACCAAATGGAGAAGTAGAAGGCGTTGTCGCCGGCTTGGAGAAAGCCGCACGAGAAGGTAGCGTCCGGCGACACCAGGAAAGACCTCGCGTTATCTTCCACCGACAGGGATGACCCGGTACTCAGCGTGTGATCTCTTGATGATGCACATACACAAGAGTGCAGCAGAAAGAGGGCTAAACTGGCGAATTTAGCCATCATGAATGTTGAGACAACGGTGGTCGGCATGGGAAGAAATGAAGCATATGGTATAGCATTGATACATGTACGTACTAGTATTTGTATTGTACTACATGTTAGTTCAGCCAGATTACTGGTCTTCTTTCTTTGAACATCACTGTTGCTGCGGAAATTATTGGATCTAAAACAATGCATAAAAAGGACCATATCTGTTAAAACTAAAGTGCCATGTCACCCTCTAGACAGCAACAAAAAATTCTATGCAATGATGGGTCGCTTAACCTGGCtgtaagctttttttttttctccAACCGTTGTCTTTCCCTTACCTCCCAGCATCACCCACGAGCCACAGAATACTCCGCCCAGGACACACCTCTAAATGGATCCTGCCTGAAACTCAGGCAACTAAAGATTAACCATTAACCTGCCGGCTACATCAGGGTGTCTCTCCCCGGCCACAGGTATATTATCCTCCGGCTACATCAGGGTGTCTTCTCCCCAGCCACAGGTAATTCTCCGACGGCTCACCATGGTTCGGCGTCCATTGAAGCAGCGGGATGTCCCCACCCCCAGGCGTAGAATTTACTATATTGTACTACATGTTAGTTAAGCCAGATTACTGGTTTTCTTTCTTCTAACACTATTCGTTAGCCCACCCGTTGCTGGGGAAATTTCTGCAGAAAAAAGGATCAAGCATATCGACAAGCTTCCGGATTGTGGATTTTAGCCAACGGACTCTCATTATTAACTGACAAACTTCAGTTGCACACCTAAAGAAATATTACCAAGACAACTTGCAAGAAATTTTCTTTGGCCTCGTACTGATGAAGTCTCCATTACTCTGTTCTATTATCATTCTCGTCTGACGTCGTCCTCAATTGAAAACAGAAGAGGCCTATCAACGTGAGAAAATATATTCACACGTATGTTTGCATGCGTAAGCATAACATGAATACAAAATTGTACCTTGGTTTAGAAAATTCGAACAAATCTGCAAGGCATATTCTCTATGATCCCCAATGCAGGCAATGTGTAACCAATACCTGGCATAGAACTGATCTGAAATAAGTGGACAGAGAGTGTATATCAAATTAACAATTCCAAGGTGAGTTGGGAGGGGCGGTTGTCAGTCCGTATttctttttgataaagggaatatattaacatCGCAAAGATACTAAATACATTCAACCAACAACGTGATGTCCTAGCGGCATtatagatgcacacaaccaaaaaaaaaatttataataaaataaAACCTCGCTGCAGTGATGTATTCCTTGTAGGAGCAGAACTACCATCACCAAGATAACACCAGACGTTCAGCTCctccaaaagcaacgcctccaacAAGGGAATAGTGCACAACTGTTGTAGTCGTCGATCCATCAAAGATCTTAAATTTTCATCCTAGAGAAAGTCTTcgctcacaaaacaatgcctACAACAAGCCCATTGTCagtcacaaccaattaaggtcagagcttagattttcaccctgaaaggtaagatttTGGACTTCTCCTATGCTGATGCCCCCACTTACAATGCCGCTCCTCCAAGTCATaaatcaccaagccaattcctcgTCACCACACCGGAGCCACCATTACTAGCCCTCAGATACCGACTTCAATGATATTCTCCATCGGCTGATGTCACCATAGAACGAGAAGCGTGCTTCATGATGGTAGCAGCCAACAAAGCTTCccggcgctccctctgaaaccaaacggccagagaaAAACactgatgcacacaaccaaatccTACCCGGTTCAGCAATCTCCACGCATGAATTGCCCAAAGGAGTTTGCCATGGAGCCTTCCGAGATACGACAATCTAGCCATATCAATCGGGACTCACAACCGGCAGATCTTATCTTGGTGTGAGTTTGAACGCTAGCTAGGAAAAAAACCATTAAGCGGGCCAACCCATTCTGGTCCTGATTGAGCCCAAGGTTGGCCCCAGATTGGGCCCATGCGATAGTGGCACATGGAGGCAGGAACATACCTTAACCCGTAGGAGCGCTGCCGTCTTAAGTTCCACGATGCCAGCGACGCACCACCGCACGCGCCCACCTCTGTCTCCTCCGCACTTCCCTATCGTGTGCCGGTAGGGCACAATCAAGACTTGGTTTGCTAGGGTTTGTGGGGAGCCTCCAATGCCGCCATCACGCGGGCGTCCCGGGAGGGAAATTTTCTTCTTGCCGGTATGTATAGTTGCATTGATATTTGTTCTTGTTTACACAACGTGGATGATATATATGATTGGTAGTCATCCACATATTTGGTGAATACCTCCTTGCAGACGTTTTGGTTGATAGATATGAGAACCGTGGAATAATGAGGTTAGCCGCAAAGATATCAATAGATATATTATAACGGAGGATATAATATTTTAAAGGCCATAATGGTCGTAACTACCACTACCGAAAAATGCTTCTTTGTTGAGGTTTTGGTTTTTGCCGAGTGTCAAATTTCGTGCTACTCAGAAAAGACAGCCTTTGCTGAGTGTTTATTAAAATACACTCGGGAAAGAATTCATGCAAGGTAAAGACAAAAAATACACTCTGCAAAGATTGCCTTTCCCAAGTGCCAAAATTCGACACTGAAAATTTGGTTTTTGCTGAGTGCTAAAATTTGACACTCGGCAAGCCCTACGACACATGGCCATTGCCCTCCATTTGACGGTATCCTTGACGGCATCACCCTTTGCCAAGTACCAACTAACGGACACTCAACAAATAAATTTATTTGCCTAGTGTTCTCATATTAACACATGACAAAGACCATCTTTGTCATGTGTCATTTTGTGGCACTCGGCAAAGACTATTTTGGCCTAGTGTCAAAACTTCACACTAGGCAAGGACAATAGGTTTCGAGGGTTATTTTCCCCTCCCACTCATGCGGCATCGCACGGAACCAATGTCATATCTATGGTAAAAAAGCAAATTGTGGACCTAAAAATGATATTTGCAAAAACAATCTAGAAAAAAAAGTATACGTTTAGTTCAAATCTGGTATGCTTCTAGCAAATCGCCACGGCATAGTATAAAATATCAtgaattcctagaaagctagcgtGTGCATCCGGTATGTGAACCGTACTGTGAAAGTGTTCTCCTATTTTTGTGCATAGATTCCGTACCATTGCAGATTGCACTTCTTGTAGCTACTTTGTAAAATAAAACCTTTCGGCACCACCAAAATCAAAAATAGGTTTTTCATAGCTATGAAGGAAAACTCATAAAACCAAAATTACTTCCCCTCCCAACAGTCACGATTGTGCGCGATATGAGATTGTTCCGAAAAAACTATGACATGCTTCAGGTCACGACCTAACTTATTTGCCCTAGCTAAAAGCCATATAGTCTCATAGGAGGTAGCTTATTTTgtgaaggttttttttttttttggaataacTGCCTTATTTTgagtttgtatttttttttccttgcaactaagtCGCCTTAAATGATGCCTTGCAAAGGTTCttcatttttttggattttttaatgAATTGTGCTCAAATCGGGACACGTCAGGATGACTCTTTTTTGTAAGAATGGGCACTAAGAGGCACACCGGAGGGAACCACGTGAAACCGACATCGTATATGTGATAAAACAACACGTTGTTGACCTAAAAATAATTTTCACAAAAAATATGTAACAAGTGAAAGTATATACACTTAGTTCAAATTTGGTCCTCTTCCAGCGAAATCGGCAAGACACCGTATAAAATAACATGAATTCCTAGAAATCTAAAAAATTGCCAGCCAACATGCATAAGTTATGTGAACCGTAGTACAAAAGTGGTGCTATTTTTTAGCATAGGTTTCATACCATTGAACCCTTCTTATAGCTacttcacacaaaaaaaaaacaattttttgCATGAAATTGAAAAATTGGGGTTTTTCATGGCTAGGAAAGGAAAACTCATAAAAATAACATAGTGCTTCCCCTCCCAAGGCTCACACCCGTGAGAAATATGAGATCGTCCGAGCAAACTATGCATTCTTCAGGTCACAACCTTGATCATTTGTCCTACAAGCCATAGAACCTTATAGGAGATGGCTCATATTGTGAAGGTTTTTTCGGAATAATTCTCGTATTCGAAGTTTGTATTTTTTTTCCTCGCAACTAGGTTACCGAAAATGACGTCTCACGAAGGTTctgcatttttctgttttttagtGAATTATGCTCAAATTGGTACCCGCTGGAATAACACTTTGCAAGACCATGGGCTGCGAGGCACACCAGAGGGAACCGCACGAAACTGACATTGTATTTGTGATAAAACAACACGTCgtgaacctaaaaatgatttttttgcaaaatattgGAACAAACGAAAGATGGTGCTTAGTTCAAATCTGCTTCTAGAAAAATTGGTAGGACACCATATAAAATACAATGAGTTCCTAAATAGCAAACACGTGCATCAGCTATGTGAACCATAGTGTGGAAGTGGTCTTCCAATTTTGTGCGTAAGTTTCGTACCATTGTAGATTGAATTTCTTGtaggtgcttcacaaaaaaaacccgtttcaATACTGGGAAAATAAAAAATTTGTTTTTCATCCATAGGAAAGGAAAACTCATAAAGCCAGCGTTGCTTCCCATCCCAAGCCTCTCTCGTTTGTGCAAGATGGGCTCATTCCGGCAAACTATGTGTTGTTGTTTCAATGGAGATACGATGTTGGTTCCGCTCCAGCAATTCTCTCGGTGTGCTGGGAAGTTCCATTCTGTTCATTTCACTCTGCTATTTTGTATGTACTAGTGGTGCGGGAAACACCATAATTCCCAAGGTTTACCCATTTGGATCTTGTTAGATGTTCACAATTGCATGAGCTGCAGTTTTCCGTGTGTTACTTCTTCATCGTTTTATTTCCTGAGCACTCCATGTATCTCTCAAAATGTAGAGATTTTTTACTATAAGAACGCCCGTAAGTACTCCGAATTATcataaaattttcagatttttgtaAGTGGAATTTCAAAAGTTGTTTTGCTGCAATTgtttttttggatatattatcTCTTTAATTGTTTAAGTGGCCTTTTTGAGTTATTATTGGATTCTTCTAGTATATGTTGGTCCTTCGAGATTACTATACACTTAAGTAACTCTCTGGACACATGAAACCAAATTATTTTAGTATTTTATAGACAGAAAACTTATTTTCTTTTGCCACTAATGTCACCCCGCTGAAAAAGGCTGGAATAGTTTTTGTGGTAAAGTTTTTACTATGGAATGAAGGAACACCAAAAGGAGAAGCATCCAAGAATAGTTGACAATATACTAAGCTTTGGGATGACCCTGCATCTCATATACACCAAGCATGGAAATATTTAGGAATGGGTAACACCACAAGCTTGTGGATGCCCCCTCATCCCCCTTTACATCAACAACGATTCGGTTTGCAAACCCTCAAACTTGGTTTTTTAAGCACCAAACATATTCACATAAACTTGAAGTGCTCtattagaaaaaaaaatccaaaaaagtaGGATACAAGAAAGGGGAAAAGATAAATGATTATCTCATTTGTGTAATGATTATCTCACAAAGATAAAAGAAAGGGGGAAAAGATAAAAGATTGCTACTCCTTTGGGTAATGTCTTATTTTTTTAGTGGATTTCAACTTCACATGTTTTATTTAGTATATTAGGTGCATTACCTCATTATTGTAGGACCTCAATTTTATCTTGCACTACATAAAATGAGCCATActaactgtaatatcccaggtttagagacaataaaatgagagaacaccaaagtgtgcattgcattcatgcatagaaaatccggggaattttcgcgcttcacataaaacttaccacagtaactgaagtttcacttgacttgctggaattgaagtagatcatcaagtcaagcgctataaacttcactatgatctttgctaaaaccttgttttgggtagagaggatttgatctatgggctagatcaaatagaagtagatttacaacaaacaacaccttaagtaaggattaactacaagatcttataaagaatcttaacatgccattccttacaacaacacatgaataattattcaaccataaatcaaagaacacaattaattaagaaactattctttacttatcttacccatgtcttctactagataaatgttcctaccatgagtcacatggtatagcttttccattacaatacttgaatccatgtcaagagaattcatattcattcttcattaaaccttgaccattccaaccttgctTCCCAACTCATATCTttaaaccttagagaaaggagagaatcatcaatatgcttatatcatccattaaatagaacctagctaagtatttaaaccttgtccaagggaggtaattgttgatactaaccaatgttataataagtATAAGTAAAGTATTAAACCCTATTTGACCTAGCTAAAACTTGATAGGAAGTAAGAACttattcttctagtaattatagagaggcaagtgttgtgatcattacaccttggtaatgatcataaactctagagaaccctacctattcagaagagctcaacctaaagaggtatactcaagtatatggacttatacttgatcttggagagagaaccatgatttactaatgaattattatgaggccaatactttgatcattacaaattgggtgatgatcataaaccctaagaaatctaagtgagtg contains:
- the LOC124665793 gene encoding putative receptor protein kinase ZmPK1: MPTTVVSTFMMAKFASLALFLLHSCVCASSRDHTLSTGSSLSVEDNARSFLVSPDATFSCGFLQAGDNAFYFSIWFTASKNRTAVWTANPGAPVNGRLSRISFSGDGKLVLADANGTIVWDTKTGGNKQHLTVSLNDTGNLAITDPSTGRALWQSFDWPTDTLLPSQVLSKDTILTAAYFTLRYDSDNVLRLLYDGPDTASAYWPSPGIDVYTSGRTNYNSSRIGVLDDTGAFFSSDGLHFQASDLGAPGIKRRLTIEQDGNLRLYSLLKATGDWAVTWVALNQPCSVHGLCGKNAVCEYQPYLRCSCMPGYEMADRRDWRKGCKPTFGVPAANGNNCSQGVPEQFTFLEVPHADFYGYDLWFNQSITFEDCMNLCLKLCACTAFSYRTNGLGNCYPKGDLFNGYRTSSFYGSIYLKLPSKVNASASALPLVSVAGGSGLACERNGSSRRTIVPGYADMYGRPGSGPKWTYFLSFAAVLGFLELLFVAAGWWFLSSHQSIPSSMEAGYRLVMATQFRRFSYRELKNATGNFKEELGRGGSGVVYRGVLDKGTVVAVKKLTDVQVQGEEEFWAEVTVFGRINHINLVRIWGFCSEGKHRMLVYEYVENESLDRHLFGNDIGRSLAWTDRFRIALGAARGLAYLHHECLEWVIHCDVKPENILLTRELDAKIADFGLAKLSGRDAAGDGVQLSHMRGTEGYMAPEWALGQPVDAKVDVYSYGIVLLEIVIGTRISDQTTADGEERLEMWQIAQALKQVVATGDVGSVVDSRLSGQFNPRQAMEMVKISLSCMEESSSRPTMDDISKALTACDDEDEHPAYLS